The following proteins are encoded in a genomic region of Coffea eugenioides isolate CCC68of chromosome 6, Ceug_1.0, whole genome shotgun sequence:
- the LOC113773806 gene encoding probable leucine-rich repeat receptor-like protein kinase At1g35710: MDVVCSGFVLLMILPIAPVAIAGAAKESAVNLLEAEALRKSGWWGDTTTATNVSAHCYWYGIICNDAGSVTDILLRNYGILDELTNFSFSSFPNLVSLDLIGNGLHGAIPHQIGALSNLTYLTLSNNFIEGFIPSSIANLTNLVTLNLSYNSFFGALPSALFRLTKLVSLSGAENLIYGSIPSEIGNLKILKFLVLGSNRLTGQIPPTLGNLNTLFSLDLSSNQISGSIPLQLSDIYSLRFLDLSSNQLTGSILTQFGDHILKSEVYFLYFNLSHNILSGTVPSSLLRLGNVDLSYNALEGELPCELVNQFGSENFAGNPDLRCPSTLCGISPCVMKNHRHHPPYYIIGLGVPFLVFSLIGGLVLYIFHRTKVKKVEVELMNNKHGDIFRIWNYDGHMAYEDIIKATNDFDVCYCIGTGGYGSVYRARLPSGKVVALKKLHRLEGENPNFDKSFRNEADMLSKIRHRNIVKLFGFCLHKRCMFLIYEYMDRGSLFCILRDETEAVALDWIKRVNLIKGIAGALSYLHHDCDPPIIHRDVSSNNILLNSQLEATLSDFGTARILELDSSNQTVIAGTFGYMAPGRLPCYPRSLSSFHQLVFHMHILGLTFKDRKGKILPIEMIILLNKLAYTMVVTEKSDVYSFGVVVLETLFGKHPQEFLSSFSSQPNEPILLKDLLDARKGTWASSACKISYKKSIKSVGNVKYKSSDDDNVDEEINDANDDADVTDATCDDDDGDGDGDVDDETGINDDADDETNDTDDHNDVNEVPANSYNSKERLVFVMFLFSSAGARSVKTSGIQDLHGVGDRNRKVVAPGILTHSILKEKCGEYLLVGILCFELSTPFPIFDN, translated from the exons ATGGATGTTGTATGCAGCGGATTTGTTCTTCTCATGATACTGCCTATCGCACCAGTAGCAATTGCAGGAGCAGCAAAGGAGTCTGCTGTGAATTTATTGGAAGCTGAAGCACTGCGCAAGAGTGGCTGGTGGGGAGACACTACTACTGCAACAAACGTCTCTGCCCATTGCTATTGGTATGGTATCATTTGCAACGATGCTGGTAGTGTTACCGACATACTACTTCGAAACTACGGAATTCTAGATGAGTTGACAAATTTCAGCTTCTCTTCTTTTCCGAACCTGGTTAGTCTAGATCTCATTGGAAATGGACTTCACGGAGCCATCCCACATCAAATAGGTGCACTCTCCAATCTCACCTATCTCACTTTGTCGAATAATTTTATCGAGGGCTTTATTCCCTCCTCCATCGCAAACTTGACAAATTTGGTTACTCTAAACTTGAGCTACAATTCCTTTTTTG GTGCCCTTCCTTCGGCCCTTTTCCGCCTAACCAAACTAGTATCTCTTTCAGGTGCTGAGAATCTTATTTATGGTTCAATTCCCTCTGAAATaggaaatttaaaaattttgaaatttcttgtccTTGGGTCCAACCGGCTGACTGGACAAATCCCTCCGACCCTTGGCAATCTAAATACTCTGTTTTCTTTGGACCTCTCTTCTAACCAAATAAGTGGTTCCATACCCCTTCAACTTTCCGATATATATTCTCTAAGATTTCTAGATCTTTCCTCAAACCAACTTACTGGCTCAATTCTTACCCAATTTGGGGATCACATTCTTAAATCCGAGGTGTACTTTTTGTATTTCAATCTTTCCCACAATATTCTCTCTGGCACTGTCCCCTCGTCTCTTCTGCGACTGGGCAACGTCGACCTGTCCTATAATGCTTTGGAAGGTGAGCTTCCGTGTGAGCTTGTCAATCAGTTTGGTTCAGAAAATTTTGCCGGCAATCCAGACTTGCGTTGCCCTTCCACTCTTTGTGGCATTTCTCCTTGTGTTATGAAAAATCACAGACATCACCCCCCATACTACATCATAGGTCTTGGCGTGCCCTTCTTGGTGTTCTCATTAATTGGCGGATTAGTGCTTTATATCTTCCACAGAACCAAAGTCAAGAAAGTGGAAGTTGAGCTGATGAACAATAAACATGGAGACATTTTCAGAATATGGAACTATGATGGAC aTATGGCTTACGAAGACATAATTAAAGCAACCAACGATTTTGATGTCTGTTATTGCATCGGGACAGGAGGGTATGGCTCTGTATACAGAGCGCGGTTGCCAAGCGGGAAAGTAGTGGCTTTGAAAAAGCTTCACCGTTTGGAAGGCGAGAATCCAAATTTTGACAAGAGCTTTAGGAATGAAGCCGACATGCTTTCTAAAATCAGGCACAGGAACATTGTAAAGCTCTTCGGATTCTGTCTGCACAAGCGATGCATGTTTCTGATTTATGAGTACATGGACAGAGGAAGCTTGTTTTGTATCTTGCGAGATGAAACTGAAGCTGTGGCGCTGGACTGGATTAAAAGAGTGAATTTGATCAAGGGCATTGCCGGTGCATTGTCCTACTTGCATCATGATTGTGATCCGCCAATCATTCACAGGGATGTATCAAGCAACAACATTCTTTTGAATTCACAGCTCGAAGCAACTCTTTCTGACTTTGGAACTGCGAGGATTTTGGAACTTGATTCATCAAATCAAACGGTCATTGCGGGCACCTTTGGTTACATGGCCCCAGGTAGGTTACCTTGTTATCCTAGATCACTTTCTTCTTTTCACCAACTTGTTTTTCATATGCACATATTAGGCTTAACTTTCAAggacagaaaaggaaaaattcttcCAATTGAAATGATTATTTTGTTGAATA AGCTAGCCTATACCATGGTGGTCACTGAAAAGTCTGATGTGTATAGCTTTGGCGTTGTGGTGCTGGAAACGCTGTTTGGAAAGCATCCACAAGAATTCCTTTCCTCCTTTTCATCACAACCCAATGAACCAATACTGCTGAAGGATCTTCTTGATGCCC GCAAAGGAACTTGGGCCTCCTCTGCATGCAAAATAAGTTACAAGAAGTCCATCAAAAGTGTTGGCAATGTAAAGTATAAATCTTCTGATGATGATAATGTTGACGAAGAAATTAATGATGCTAACGATGACGCTGATGTTACTGATGCTACatgtgatgatgatgatggtgatGGTGATGGTGATGTTGATGATGAAACTGGTATTAACGATGACGCTgatgatgaaactaatgatacTGATGATCATAATGATGTTAATGAAGTTCCAGCTAACTCTTACAACTCTAAAGAG CGGCTTGTGTTTGTCATGTTCCTGTTCTCAAGTGCGGGAGCACGTTCAGTCAAAACGTCTGGTATTCAGGATCTCCACGGAGTGGGAGA CAGGAATAGGAAGGTTGTTGCTCCAGGAATACTCACTCATTCTATCCTGAAGGAAAAGTGTGGGGAATACTTGCTGGTTGGCATACTGTGTTTTGAGCTGAGTACTCCTTTTCCAATATTTGATAACTAG